In a single window of the Sylvia atricapilla isolate bSylAtr1 chromosome 18, bSylAtr1.pri, whole genome shotgun sequence genome:
- the CACNG1 gene encoding voltage-dependent calcium channel gamma-1 subunit, with protein MDDSKPLKVRLTFSVILVGISLLFAAVVTDHWAVLSPSLEENTTSCEAAHFGLWRLCTKRIFMQEQGPKERSCGPISLPGDHNCSYFKHFTPGETSEIFEVTTQKEYSISAAAIAIFSVGFAIIGTICVLLSFRKKRDYLLKPASMFYTFAGLCIIISVEVMRQSVKRMIDSKETAWIKYSYSWSFACACASFVLLFVCGLALLLIALPRFPQNPWESCMDAEPEH; from the exons ATGGACGACAGCAAACCCCTGAAGGTGAGGCTGACGTTCTCCGTCATCCTGGTGGGCATCTCGCTGCTCTTCGCCGCCGTGGTGACTGACCACTGGGcagtgctcagccccagcctggaggagaaCACCACCAGCTGCGAGGCCGCTCATTTCGGGCTCTGGAGGCTCTGCACCAAGAGGATTTTCATGCAGGAGCAAGGTCCCaaagagaggagctgtgggccCATCAGCCTGCCAGGAG acCACAACTGCTCCTACTTCAAGCACTTCACTCCAGGAGAGACCTCGGAGATATTTGAAGTAACCACCCAGAAAG AGTACAGCATTTCAGCTGCAGCCATTGCCATCTTCAGCGTTGGCTTCGCCATCATCGGGACGATCTGTGTCCTCCTGTCCTTCAGGAAGAAGAGGGATTATCTGCTGAAGCCAGCCTCCATGTTCTACACCTTCGCAG GTCTCTGCATCATCATCTCCGTTGAAGTCATGAGACAATCCGTGAAGAGGATGATTGACAGCAAGGAGACAGCCTGGATCAAGTACAGCTACTCGTGGTCCTTCGCCTGTGCCTGCGCCTCCTTCGTGCTGCTCTTCGTCTGCGGCCTCGCCCTGCTCCTCATCGCGCTGCCCCGCTTCCCCCAGAacccctgggagagctgcatgGATGCAGAGCCAGAGCACTGA